Sequence from the Amphiprion ocellaris isolate individual 3 ecotype Okinawa chromosome 1, ASM2253959v1, whole genome shotgun sequence genome:
AACGTCATTTCATCTGGCATCTTGTAGACAAAATCCACCGGTGTGCAAACCACCTCTGCCCAGGCATTGTAATTGACAAAAGCCATAACTCTGTCGCCTATCTGAAAGAAACATGGTAGAGTAGCAGGATTACAAGGATGTACTGACGTGAAACAATCATGTGGCTCCAGAGCGGGGGCGTTATTTGAACAGTAGATTATGGATTAACGCTAATGTAtttctctttgttgttcttACAGCACGTTTCCATCTGCATCACCATCATTCTTGGTTTGCAGATTCTGCGCTTCTGGCTGCATTTAGTCATAATAAATCACCACATTAGCAACCTGTAATTTCACTAACCTCAAATCCCTTTGTGCTTTCACCCAGTGACTCTACTATTCCAGAGCATTCAAATCCAGGGACAAGGGGGGGTTTTGGAGGATTATCAACAGTCCCCTGACGTACCATCAAATCCAGGAAATTCAAGCCACTGCAACAAGGAATAATTAGCACTTTAGTGTTTGTTGACATTAAATCCATCTCAGTTTAATATTTCCATTAAAATCATGCCCCTGAACTGTCTCTGACCCCTGACAGCCATTTAACACCAAATATCCAGTATGAGCTGTTTAAAAGATTTAGGTAGTACCCAGctctatttatttcattattatcaGCAGTGAGGCACAGGCTATTCCTCTGAGGATACAAGGCCAGATTCAACAAATATTCTCCACTGAACAAAATGGAATGCACTTTTAATTTCCCTAAACTGTGAGTTTGTGAAAACTGGCTGCAATCTGGGATGCACtaacctgataaatattatgtAAACTGATTGGTTATAGCCTAGAAATTGTGATCTAATATGCCTGAATCTGACTGAGTGACGCTGGCAtcagtttttgcttgttttgaacGGGCTTCAGGCAACCAACCCTCTTGTACTAGAAAAAGACCTGTGGCTTCATGACTGCGAATTTCACAGCAACATGTGCGTtcacacttgaaaaaaaaatacagagcaaGTGAGAGTACAACGCCAGATCACAGCTCAGATGCTAAGTGCAAATTATAGATATTACTGATATTGCCATATTTACCATGCTTTGACGCGGATCTTCACTTCACCATCCTGAGGCTCGGGCATTGCCTTCTTGGTTACCTTGAGTTTGTTGAGACCTCCAAAACCTGCCAGTATTACCGCTCGCATTTCTTTGGCGTTGCCAGACGATTCCACATTTTCTAATCCTTTGCCCACGTTTTTGTCTATCATGAACTCGGTTTCCTCAGTCATATCAGCTCCTTCTTTTGCCATGTCGGAGACCAGCTGCTCTCTGCCTCTCGATCCGCCTCTCGACCGCTGCTTCTTGGTACTGATGTGGTGTTTGCAGCCTGAACACAGACAGGCGCTCTATGGATCCACAGTGGAGACTACAGCCTCACCGTCTGCTGTTTTATTCACTcgtgcaacaacaacaaaaaaacacaactcaaGTCCTTAATAGTATAcacgtgttttttgtttttaaagtcacaGAGATGCTgattaatgcaacaaaagttCGCTATTTCTATGATCGGGTGAATATTTCATCTTTGTGCATCACCTTTCCTCTTGCAGCATAAAGTGCACCATCTGCTGGTGAGCTGTGTgcaaaactttatttatgttAAAGTATCAATGAAACTCATGCATACCTGCATTAATGCACCTATTAAATTCTGCAGTCTTGCTTCCTGCTGCAACCTTACATCGGGTGTGATGCCTTCAGGTGCTGGCAAATTTACGGAACAACCAGGTAGTTGCTTAAACTTCCAGTGAATGGAGAAAATCAAATCAAGAGATAAAGCTCAACTAAGACGCAAAACAGAAACAGGGAAGTAGACAAGAAAGATTAAGGTGGTGTATTTAGTAATATGTGTTTTGGAAATTGCACATTATAAGTCTTCGCTTTTGCAAGCGGAAGTAACCTTAAACAAGAAATACCAAGTTGCACTGGGGGTTCCAACATTATCCTGCTTTATAGCTtatgttttcttacattttggacatttcgGTACGCCGAATTTGCTATTAACACCCCATTTCCCCTTCTACTTGAAGATGTACGGATAAATCTTGCTGAATTACTTTGGTAActgaataaaccttttaaatctGGACATTTCCAGGCAGTTCTGAAAGGCCCTACTCCGTGCATCGTTGTACGTTAGCTTGTATTGAAATAGAAGCCAAGTCATAATTACATAGAAAGTCTCCATTTTTCTTACCAGACGGCACTAAAACTTGCCAAAAGCtttcaaattacacatttagacACCACCACTTcatcgttgttttttttttttttttttgcaaagggGGCAGAAGAAATCAAGCTAGCAGCAACATAACATTAGCCTTTGCATTTTTGTTACTTCATTAACGTTGCTGACTTAAGTGAGAGTAAACGGTTTACTTACTGAACTTTACCTCGAAGCTGAAGCACTTTaataagaagaaaatgacagTAAGTACAACTTTTCATACCTCACGTATAGCcgtttactttttttgttgacttttgtgTCCGTTACATTGTACTGAGTTTAGaacatgctaagctaacattGCTAGCTTcataacaaaccaaaacaagcaGCTAAAAAAAGGCTTAAAATGCGTATAGAATTGCAAATTTGGGTGATGATTTTCGGTCACATCCTTTCACATTATTTTGATTCATTAGTACGAAATATTGATTAGTGAAGCTTTAAACTTTAAAGCATAACGCAAATCTAGTTTTGTGGCACCACAATCAACTAATCGTCAACTAAGATCtatgtacactatattgccaaaagtattcgctcacccatccaaataatcagaatcaggtgttccaatcacttccatggccacaggtgtataaaatcaagcacctatgcatgcagactgcttttacaaacatttgtgaaagaatgggtcgctctcaggagctcagtgaattccagcatggaactgtgataggatgccacctgtgcaacaaatccagttgtgacatttcctctCTTTTAAATATTctacagtcaactgtcagctgtattataagaaagtggaagtgtgtgggaacgacagcaactcagccacgaagtggtaGACCACATAAACTGacagagcggggtcagcggatgctgaggcgcacaGTGcgaagaggtcaccaactttctgcagagtcaatcgctacagaccttcaaacttcatgtggtcttcagattagctcaagaacagtgtgtagagagcttcatggaatgggttcccatggccgagcagctgcatccaagccatacatcaccaagtgcaatccaaagcgtcggatgcagttGTGTAAAGCATGCTGCCACTGGACTCTGGAGCAGTGGAGAccccttctctggagtgaccaatcgcacttctccatctggcaatctgatggacgagtctgggtttggcggttgccaggagaaccatacttgtcggactgcactgtgccaagtgtaaagtttggtggaggggggattatggtgtggggttgtttttcaggagctgggcttggccccttagttccagtgaaaggaactctgaatgcttcagcataccaagacattttggacaattccatgctcccaactttgtgggaacagtttggagctggccccttcctcttccaacatgactgtgcaccagtgcacaaagcaaggtccataaagacatggatgacagagtctggtgtggatgaacttgactggcctgcacagagtcctgacttcaacccgatagaacacctttgggataaattagagcggagactgagagccaggccttctggtccaacgtcagtgtgtgacctcacaaatgcgcttctgggagaatggtcaaaaattcccataaacacactcctaaactttgtggacagccttccagaagagttgaagctgttatagctgcaaagggtggaccgacgtcatattgaaccctatggattaggaatgggatgtcacttgcgttcatatgcgagtcgaggcaggtgagcgaatacttttggcaatatagtgtatgttcaGGAAAACCTGATGTATGTACTACATagcattaatattatttatggATACATTTGAACAAATATCCTATTTAGTTTGTGTAGAATGTGAACATTATTCctaagaagtaaaaaaaaaaaaaaaaaaaaaaaaagcttgtcaatgtggtgtcattttaaacatagGGTTGGGATTTGAATATTGCAGTTTCTGATATAAGCTTAtatattaaagatttaatgCTCAAAATATATTGAGGCTTTCTATTTGCTCGGCAACTTTGAAATTGTTCATCTCTTGTACCAATGTTGGAAGAGGAGGCAGGAAATTAACTTTTAGCAAGTGTCCGTTTCCAACATCCCTTTGACAACTGCAAATTATATTTTAGGTTTATACCTTTAGTATTAAAATGCATTGAAAGTTGTTTAGTTCAGAGTTAAATGGCCATAAAAATGAGGACAATTTTTGTAAAACttagaaaatgattttttgaTGTGATTGCTCAACTAAAGCTCAACACTTATTTCCAACTTACATTATCAATGTAATATGAACACAAGATCCATGTACCATCCAGTGTTAGCGATCAATTCAAAATCAATCACCTTTCATAGGACAGTAACAAATAAATTGTAGACACTGTTAGTGACACAACAAACTATTGCTCCATAGACGGAcaattttattcacattttctaAAAAGGTCTGTAGTTCTCCACTATCCCTCCTGActgtattcattattttttggacAGCTTATTATCACACCAGCATCGCTACCAACCCTGAGAAGACCTCCAAATTAGGAAGAAACCTACACGACTTGACATTTTATCAAGTCACTGTGTGCGTATCATAGCCTTTACTCATTTTCTATATTACCTCAGAGTTTAAGATATCTCACTAATTAAAAAAGCATAACTTAGTGTAATCTTACCGGCATCACACATTTTACACTGTCACTGTGTAACTGCCACAGATAATGTCCCTCTGCATTTCTGCCATTGGCACATAAAAAAATGCTCATGAAATCCATTCATGACACAATGTCCTCTTTACAACTGTACATTCATAACAGATACTTTGAACATAGGAAAAGGTCATGTGACGACAGTGGAAGGATTTTCTCTACTGTTTTGGGACTTCAGTGAATATTCGCAGTCCATGCATTCCTTGAATCTCATCCTTGAGTGCCTGTGGAGcatgaaacacaacaaccaattaattaaatttaggTAGAATAAATGTAAACCTCTCCAAGTGTTCAAGGAAATAATCTTAAAAATCCCACAAGCAATTAATAAAttgcacaaagacaaaaaatgcaaaattggtTCTGTAATTAGACTACCACAGCGTAACATGCAGTCTCGGATTAGTCGTCATTTTTCTACCACCACAAATAAAATACTGGGCTGAGGATTTACCTGATTGACTAACTGGTGTTGCTGAACAGTCCTTTTTCCTTTGAACTCACTGGACTCTATATGGATCTCGTACATGGCCCCACAGCCACCTAAACACAGTATGGGATCACATAGACAACACTGTCACTTCCCCAAGTGTATGTTGTGACCATCTGGTTTCAACTAGAGCTACAACTACCAATTAGTTTTATGTTCAGTCAACTTTTTAATTCTTTTCTCGAGTAAGTGAGAAGTTGTTTTTTGctataaaatggcagaaaatggtgaaaaatgtgaatCATTGTTTCCCAAAGCCATAAAGAAATTGTCATTtcatccacaacccaaagacattcagtttattgtcaaatagtaagaaagaagcagaaaacattCCACTTTGTGCAGCTGAAATCATACAATTGTGActcaaaaagaataaaagaaatactCAGATTAATCAACTACCAAAATAGTTTGATGAAGAATAAAATCAAGGAAAAGCTTATATGAAATACGCTTTCATCGGATTCACTCAAAGTAAAGCCCTAAGTGTGCTGTTTGAATCCTAGGATATATTTATAATTGTGGTACTTGATGTCATCACAAATAACCGCGATCATTTAAATTCAACCGGTCCACAATGCACCTGTGTTTACCTGATATATCCACAACTTTGAGCGATGAGGCTGACGGGAACTTTTCCTTCAGTATCTTCGCGATGCGGACCTCTCCGTCCGTTTGGGTGGACAAACATCTCTGCAGCTGGCCAGAAACAATAACCTGAGGAGGAGCGATAAGTTAAAGTCAAGTTTACCGAACTGCTGTTAGCATTAAGCTACACATCGACCCTGTGAACTGCAGCGCAACgactgttaaaaatgtatttactcgGTTACTGCGAATAACCCGGAGAGCAGAGATCATAGTGCTGGTCAAGCTCCGATTACAAGAAAACATTGTGGAAAAATACTGCGTCAGTTTAATCACTGGACGTTTATAAAACCAACACCGGTCGCTCAACAAGTCATGTCCTCAGACCGCTTCGTCCCTGGAATATGACGTCACACATCCGGGTATTAGAAGGGTCgtttttcaaaaacagaataataaactattacaacaacaaaatcataaaatataattttaataaCAAAACATACAGGTAATGTATAAACATATGCATAGATTAACAAAACGTGCATCTGTCCGTGTAAATTCTGACAGAATTTACATTTAGAATTACAGTATTTAAGAATTACAGTATTTTCTCTCTCCCGTCTTAGGTGGGAAGCCGTAGTTAAGATTCCAGTAGTAATTCCAAATGATTCATTTTGAAATTGATTCAATTTTAATAACTGGGAAAAGAAGAGCGAGCTTTAAAACAAAGGTATGTTCACTGACCGGTGATGACtcttttgcattgttttcttttgttgacTTTAGCACAACACTGCTATTCTGTTCCACCTATCTTGTTGTTATCGCACTTGCTATGGTGTGTTTAAATTACACTAGGTTTATTGTGATGTGtgctacatttttattattttttgattagtGTTCATTTCAGGTATATTTTTGGGAACAGTTGTTTCCAtgattttcatttaaacatgGAAGCAGCTTGTAGCTTCCCATGTATAATGCCAATTTATAGACCTCTATGCATATCAGTGATATGGAAGAATGGGTTTACATCACCATTTTGGAatgtgaaaatagcaaaaaattgCAACATTGGCATGCCATGCTCACCACACATTATGTTTTACTGATGTTGGACAGCTCAAGAGTtggcaaaaatgttttcagtagAAAATATGGATACTCtaccaaatttttttttctttttttctttttttttttttttacagaacttaGTACTAGGTCCCAAAATAACACATAAGTAAACTCTGAAGAAAATCTGAGATGATGGGGCAACATATTTCCTGACTTCCATCTGTACTGACATAGACTGCATATAAGAAACAAATGGTAAGTATGGGCCTATGTATCTATGGATTATCACtaagaaagataaaaaaaaaaaaacatgattagaGCTTTATTTCTGGAGGTAAAATATGATCATAGTACAATGCACACACCATGTGCTTTATCCATGAATTACGATGTTATCATGTTTCATATAGTGTCAGTCTATAATTCTGACCAATAACAAGACCAATAACAAGAGTcaccatgtttaaaaaaaatacatttttatactcCATGTGATCTGTACTAGTCGCTGAAGGAAATCATACAGTATTAATTGattaataatgtaaatgaaaataaaatgtggaaTCTGAT
This genomic interval carries:
- the bola3 gene encoding bolA-like protein 3, giving the protein MFSCNRSLTSTMISALRVIRSNRVIVSGQLQRCLSTQTDGEVRIAKILKEKFPSASSLKVVDISGGCGAMYEIHIESSEFKGKRTVQQHQLVNQALKDEIQGMHGLRIFTEVPKQ